In a genomic window of Acidobacteriota bacterium:
- a CDS encoding c-type cytochrome, whose protein sequence is MSQHKDELLAHEYDGIREFDNALPRWWLYGFYLTIIFSIVYVINYHVLPTPLVGKPGMLAEYQAEIDEAAALAATRPKAAGPSADLVPLTDADSLAKGQAIFEGDHLCQACHRKDLGGMVGPNLTDDLWIHGCAPTDLVKNIAEGFPTLGMLPYGSGSKMSDEELLQVVSYILSKQGSNPADPRAANPEREKACNQAS, encoded by the coding sequence GTGAGTCAGCACAAGGACGAACTGCTCGCGCACGAATACGACGGCATCCGCGAGTTCGACAACGCGTTGCCGCGATGGTGGCTCTATGGTTTCTACCTGACCATCATCTTCTCGATCGTCTATGTCATCAACTATCACGTGCTGCCCACGCCGCTGGTCGGCAAGCCTGGCATGCTCGCCGAGTATCAGGCCGAGATCGACGAGGCGGCGGCGCTCGCGGCGACCCGCCCGAAGGCGGCCGGACCGAGCGCCGATCTCGTGCCCCTGACCGACGCCGACAGTCTCGCGAAGGGACAGGCGATCTTCGAAGGCGATCACCTGTGCCAGGCGTGCCATCGCAAGGACCTGGGCGGGATGGTCGGGCCGAACCTCACCGACGACCTGTGGATTCATGGCTGCGCGCCGACCGATCTCGTGAAGAACATCGCCGAAGGGTTCCCCACGCTCGGCATGCTGCCCTACGGCAGCGGCAGCAAGATGAGCGACGAGGAACTGTTGCAGGTGGTGAGCTACATCCTGTCGAAGCAGGGGAGCAATCCGGCAGACCCGCGCGCCGCCAATCCCGAGCGCGAGAAGGCCTGCAACCAGGCCAGCTGA
- a CDS encoding cbb3-type cytochrome c oxidase subunit 3 has product MYKEVLRTIVGIEVFPILSLVIFVTIFTVMLVWTMRLDRGRLSRYASLPLEESDAPSDGATDTDAPGGTRL; this is encoded by the coding sequence ATGTACAAGGAAGTGCTCCGTACGATCGTGGGGATCGAGGTGTTCCCGATCCTGTCGCTCGTCATCTTCGTGACCATCTTCACCGTGATGCTGGTCTGGACGATGCGGCTCGACCGCGGCCGCCTGTCGCGCTACGCGAGTCTGCCGCTGGAGGAGAGCGACGCGCCGTCCGATGGCGCGACCGACACCGATGCTCCCGGAGGAACCCGGCTGTGA
- the ccoN gene encoding cytochrome-c oxidase, cbb3-type subunit I, which produces MHAAEHSPGSGPSPETFAYDNAIVRKFIVATSLWGVVGFLVGLIVAIKLVRPEFLNFLPELSFGRLRPLHTNAVIFAFAGNAIFVGVYYSLQRLCKARMFSDVLSAIHFWGWQLIIVSAAVTLPLGFTTSKEYAELEWPIDIAITLVWVAFGANMLGTVYKRRERHMYVAVWFYLATFITVALLHVVNSLGLPVSLLKSYSLYAGVQDALVQWWYGHNAVAFFLTTPFLGIMYYFIPKAANRPIFSYRLSIVHFWALIFIYIWAGPHHLLYTALPDWAQTLGTVFSVMLIAPSWGGMVNGLLTLRGAWDRVREDPVLKFLVVGVTAYGMATFEGPMMSFKNVNAITHYTDYVIAHVHVGALGWNGGLTFAMLYYIVPRIYGTRLYSVKLANTHFWLATLGMLFYAIPLYIGSITQSLMWQEFTPDGSLRYGNFLETVVRILPMYWLRIGGGTIFLTGALIAIYNLWKTAGQGTFIPEETTQAMPLVPLGPTEGSAWHRALEGRPTQFAVLTFLAVFIGGAVEYIPTALIRANVPTIAAVTPYTPLELEGRDLYIREGCVGCHSQMIRPMRAETERYGDYSKPGEFVYDHPFLWGSKRTGPDLHRVGGKYPDSWHFLHMKEPRSTSPGSIMPGYPWMYDTRLDDSHIEGKIITLRRLGVPYPDGYETQARADMQAQAGEIAARLAGAGMETAADREIVAMIAYLQRLGTDAKRKPEAAQASLDPAPEGDR; this is translated from the coding sequence ATGCATGCTGCCGAACACTCGCCCGGAAGCGGGCCGTCGCCCGAGACCTTCGCGTATGACAACGCGATCGTCCGCAAGTTCATCGTCGCCACGTCCCTGTGGGGCGTGGTCGGGTTCCTCGTCGGCCTGATCGTCGCGATCAAGCTGGTGCGCCCGGAGTTCCTGAACTTCCTGCCGGAGTTGTCGTTCGGCAGGCTCCGGCCGCTCCACACCAACGCGGTGATCTTCGCGTTCGCGGGCAACGCCATCTTCGTCGGCGTGTACTACTCGCTGCAGCGGCTGTGCAAGGCGCGCATGTTCAGCGACGTGTTGAGCGCGATCCACTTCTGGGGCTGGCAGCTCATCATCGTGTCGGCGGCCGTGACCCTGCCGCTCGGGTTCACGACGAGCAAGGAGTACGCGGAGCTGGAGTGGCCGATCGACATCGCCATCACGCTCGTGTGGGTGGCCTTCGGCGCGAACATGCTCGGCACGGTGTACAAGCGCCGCGAGCGGCACATGTACGTGGCGGTGTGGTTCTACCTCGCCACGTTCATCACCGTGGCGCTGCTGCATGTCGTGAACTCGCTCGGGTTGCCGGTGAGTCTGCTCAAGAGCTACTCGCTCTACGCGGGCGTGCAGGACGCGCTCGTGCAGTGGTGGTACGGCCACAACGCGGTGGCGTTCTTCCTCACCACGCCGTTCCTCGGGATCATGTACTACTTCATCCCGAAGGCCGCCAACAGGCCGATCTTCTCGTATCGGCTGTCGATCGTGCATTTCTGGGCGCTGATCTTCATCTACATCTGGGCTGGTCCGCACCACCTGCTGTACACCGCGTTGCCCGACTGGGCGCAGACGCTCGGCACCGTCTTCTCGGTGATGCTCATCGCACCGTCGTGGGGCGGCATGGTCAACGGCCTGCTGACGCTGCGCGGCGCGTGGGATCGCGTGCGAGAGGATCCCGTCCTCAAGTTCCTCGTCGTCGGCGTGACCGCCTACGGCATGGCGACGTTCGAGGGGCCGATGATGTCCTTCAAGAACGTCAACGCGATCACGCACTACACCGACTACGTCATCGCGCACGTCCACGTGGGTGCGCTCGGGTGGAACGGCGGCCTCACGTTCGCGATGCTGTACTACATCGTGCCGCGCATCTACGGCACCAGGCTCTACTCGGTGAAGCTCGCCAACACGCACTTCTGGCTGGCGACGCTCGGCATGCTGTTCTACGCGATTCCGCTCTACATCGGCAGTATCACGCAGTCGCTGATGTGGCAGGAGTTCACGCCGGACGGCTCGCTGCGGTATGGCAACTTCCTCGAGACCGTCGTGCGGATCCTGCCGATGTACTGGCTCCGCATCGGCGGCGGCACGATCTTCCTGACCGGCGCGCTCATCGCCATCTACAACCTGTGGAAGACCGCCGGGCAGGGTACGTTCATCCCGGAGGAGACCACGCAGGCGATGCCGCTCGTCCCGCTCGGACCCACCGAAGGATCGGCATGGCACCGTGCGCTCGAAGGGCGTCCCACGCAGTTCGCGGTGCTCACCTTCCTGGCCGTGTTCATCGGCGGTGCGGTGGAGTACATCCCGACCGCGCTCATCCGCGCCAACGTGCCGACGATTGCCGCCGTCACGCCGTATACGCCGCTCGAACTCGAAGGCCGCGACCTGTACATCCGCGAGGGCTGCGTGGGCTGCCACTCGCAGATGATCCGGCCGATGCGCGCCGAGACGGAGCGCTACGGCGACTACAGCAAGCCCGGCGAGTTCGTCTACGACCACCCGTTCCTGTGGGGATCGAAGCGCACGGGGCCGGACCTGCACCGCGTGGGCGGCAAGTATCCCGACTCGTGGCACTTCCTGCACATGAAGGAGCCGCGCTCGACGTCGCCGGGTTCGATCATGCCGGGCTATCCGTGGATGTACGACACGCGTCTCGACGACTCGCACATCGAGGGCAAGATCATCACGCTGCGCCGTCTCGGCGTGCCGTATCCCGACGGGTACGAGACACAGGCCCGCGCCGACATGCAGGCGCAGGCCGGGGAGATCGCGGCGCGCCTGGCTGGTGCCGGCATGGAGACGGCCGCCGATCGCGAGATCGTGGCGATGATTGCCTACCTCCAGCGCCTCGGGACCGACGCGAAGCGCAAGCCGGAAGCCGCGCAGGCCAGTCTCGACCCCGCACCTGAAGGAGACCGGTGA
- the ccoS gene encoding cbb3-type cytochrome oxidase assembly protein CcoS: MSVIILLIAAGVLVAGGFLVAFVWAVRTGQFDDTTSPAVRVLFDEPPGVPLDRSREGS; the protein is encoded by the coding sequence GTGTCCGTGATCATCCTGCTCATCGCCGCCGGCGTCCTCGTGGCCGGCGGGTTCCTGGTTGCGTTCGTGTGGGCCGTGCGAACCGGCCAGTTCGACGACACCACGTCACCGGCCGTCCGCGTGCTTTTCGACGAGCCGCCCGGTGTTCCTCTGGACAGAAGCCGTGAAGGGTCCTGA
- a CDS encoding heavy metal translocating P-type ATPase metal-binding domain-containing protein: MCRHCGDPCGDDAVSTADGHFCCHGCASVYSLLQLHGLTQFYACDSDAGLSQRATARRAADRFAPLDDPDIAARFIDAHDGTFAHATFSVPALHCASCLWLLERLWRFDEGIGRSEADLVRRTVRVAFRQERTSLRAVAERLASLGYEPVVDGERVAGRMPAARRTLYLKIGIAAFAVGNMMLFSIPRYANGAPLEPVFQRLFDALNVLLAVPVLVYSASDFFTSAWHALRMRAVTLDVPIAIGLSALVGRSVWDIATGTGEGFLDSFAGLVLFLLIGRLFQQIAFDRIAFDRTLRSFLPLSVRLVSGATTVMRRIEALVPGDVIAVRPCEVIPADARMLDAAGRLDLAFVTGEQRPVAIAKGDAVPAGGRVVGEGIRVEVVRPVSHSRLAELWNNPVFAHRQPHWLTEVSARFGGWFTVIAVALAAIGFVAWLPDVGAATQVATAVLIIACPCALTLAAPITLGTALGRLGIAGVYLKQPAVALDLSRIDTVVFDKTGTLTSAESAAVVQRHGLDSGDWERVRRLAAESIHPASRALVGDEPTTGVVHDVVESAGAGISGTVDDACVAIGSAHYVGGFVGVSLPVERDRTWVSVGGDVGWFTLATRERPGATTMVRDVADAHETWLLSGDADAEAARWRHVFGARVRFRQSPEDKLASVQARQRDGRRVLMVGDGLNDAGALAAADVGVAVSDETACLVPACDVVMRGDRLTLLPAVLRYARRARAVIVLCFAVSILYNIVGIGFALTGHLTPLATAILMPVSSLTIVGLSVGLMRVRVPGEATPCP, encoded by the coding sequence GTGTGTCGCCATTGTGGCGACCCGTGCGGGGACGACGCCGTCAGCACGGCTGACGGCCACTTCTGCTGCCACGGCTGCGCGTCCGTCTACAGCCTGCTGCAACTGCACGGCCTGACGCAGTTCTACGCGTGCGACTCTGACGCCGGCCTCTCGCAGCGCGCCACTGCACGTCGCGCCGCCGACCGATTCGCGCCGCTCGACGATCCCGACATCGCCGCACGCTTCATCGATGCCCACGACGGGACGTTCGCGCACGCGACGTTCTCGGTGCCCGCGCTGCACTGCGCCTCCTGTCTGTGGCTGCTCGAACGGCTCTGGCGCTTCGACGAGGGCATCGGCCGCAGCGAGGCCGACCTCGTCAGGCGCACCGTGCGCGTCGCGTTCCGTCAGGAGCGGACGTCGCTTCGTGCCGTGGCGGAGCGCCTCGCCTCGCTCGGCTACGAACCCGTCGTGGACGGCGAGCGCGTGGCGGGCCGCATGCCTGCCGCGCGCCGAACCCTGTACCTGAAGATCGGCATCGCCGCGTTCGCCGTCGGCAACATGATGCTGTTCAGCATCCCGCGGTACGCCAATGGCGCACCGCTCGAGCCCGTCTTCCAGCGGCTCTTCGACGCGCTGAACGTGCTGCTGGCCGTGCCGGTGCTCGTCTACAGCGCGTCGGACTTCTTCACGTCTGCGTGGCACGCCCTCCGGATGCGCGCGGTGACGCTCGACGTGCCGATCGCGATCGGTCTCTCGGCGCTGGTGGGACGCAGCGTGTGGGACATCGCCACGGGCACGGGCGAGGGCTTCCTCGACTCGTTCGCCGGACTGGTGCTCTTCCTGTTGATCGGCCGGCTGTTCCAGCAGATCGCGTTCGACCGCATCGCCTTCGATCGCACCCTCCGGTCCTTCCTGCCGTTGTCTGTCCGCCTCGTCTCCGGGGCCACGACGGTGATGCGGCGGATCGAGGCCCTGGTGCCGGGCGACGTGATCGCGGTGCGTCCGTGCGAGGTGATACCCGCCGACGCGCGCATGCTCGACGCGGCGGGACGCCTCGACCTCGCGTTCGTCACGGGCGAGCAGCGGCCCGTCGCCATCGCGAAGGGCGATGCGGTGCCGGCGGGCGGGCGCGTGGTGGGGGAGGGCATTCGCGTCGAAGTGGTGCGGCCCGTGTCGCACAGCCGGCTCGCGGAGTTGTGGAACAACCCCGTGTTCGCCCACAGGCAGCCGCACTGGCTCACCGAGGTGTCCGCCCGATTCGGCGGGTGGTTCACGGTGATCGCCGTCGCGCTCGCGGCCATCGGATTCGTGGCCTGGCTGCCCGACGTCGGCGCCGCCACGCAGGTGGCGACGGCGGTCCTCATCATCGCGTGCCCCTGTGCGCTGACGCTCGCCGCGCCGATCACGCTGGGCACCGCGCTCGGGCGTCTGGGTATCGCGGGCGTCTACCTCAAGCAGCCGGCCGTTGCCCTCGACCTCAGTCGTATCGACACGGTCGTCTTCGACAAGACGGGCACCCTCACGTCGGCGGAGTCTGCGGCGGTCGTCCAGCGCCATGGCCTTGACTCCGGTGACTGGGAGCGTGTCCGGAGGCTTGCCGCCGAGTCCATCCATCCGGCGAGCCGCGCGCTCGTGGGCGACGAGCCGACGACGGGCGTCGTGCACGACGTGGTGGAATCGGCCGGCGCCGGCATCAGCGGCACGGTGGACGATGCGTGCGTGGCGATCGGATCGGCGCACTACGTCGGTGGATTCGTCGGCGTATCCTTACCTGTTGAGCGCGACCGCACGTGGGTGAGCGTGGGCGGAGACGTGGGCTGGTTCACGCTCGCCACGCGTGAACGGCCCGGCGCGACGACGATGGTGCGCGACGTGGCTGATGCGCACGAGACGTGGCTGCTGTCGGGCGATGCCGATGCGGAGGCTGCACGCTGGCGGCACGTCTTCGGCGCGCGCGTCCGGTTCCGGCAGTCCCCCGAGGACAAGCTCGCGTCCGTGCAGGCGCGTCAGCGCGACGGGCGTCGCGTGCTGATGGTGGGCGATGGCCTCAACGACGCCGGCGCGCTGGCCGCGGCCGATGTCGGCGTCGCGGTGTCTGACGAGACGGCGTGTCTCGTGCCGGCGTGCGACGTGGTCATGCGCGGCGATCGGCTGACGCTGCTGCCGGCGGTGCTGCGGTACGCGCGCCGCGCGCGCGCGGTGATCGTCCTGTGCTTCGCCGTGTCGATCCTCTACAACATCGTCGGGATCGGGTTCGCGCTCACCGGACATCTCACGCCGCTGGCCACGGCAATCCTCATGCCCGTGAGTTCGCTCACCATCGTCGGGCTCAGCGTGGGCCTGATGCGGGTGCGCGTGCCCGGAGAGGCGACGCCGTGTCCGTGA
- a CDS encoding DUF11 domain-containing protein, which yields MATPTNTAGTSLGISGAFMHSTYSSFIRTGSALVASLLAATALTPVRSAHIVFAAGDRPLTPAATEPVSSRTAAGFGAVPMHFEAHPDAGTSSFLARGQGYTVAVTPAGATLALAGHDGRSADVTFTVDGATGAASLAGDDVQAGVVHRYLGGRGPWRRDIRTYGRVVASQVKPGIDVVYYGNQQQLEYDFIIAPGANPGDAGMIVDGADSVTIDAGTGDLLVHVGDRELRQRAPIAYQERAGVRTPVESAFTWDAASRRVGFTVGAYDESLPLVIDPVLVYSTWFGGASEEVILAMKVDANGFIYVLGYSADKAGFPTTPGAHQPQRAGTPSNGGLYPTDYFVSKFNPAGTALVYSTLLGGSGHEASWSYTPGALEVDAQGRVFIVGDTASADFPVTPDAADGTYAYDATSPQPDAFLARLEADGSLGYATFIGGTHREAATGVDVDAQGNIYVIGKTASDTTTHGFVTTANAYRTTRWGSDDVFVQRYSPAGALLYSTYFGGSQGDMTNRGDIVANGNGKVTFGSDTVTGDVPVKNGFAARLGNSVDGFVSQIDTNVAGTAGLLYSTYISGTSTDHVYALDIDAAGFVYVGGETRSYTDFPVTAGAARTVNAPVGFGQEPWDGFVIKLDLTRTGADSRVYATFTGGNNYDDVQDLAVDTQGRVHVTGSTRSTDLPMIGAVQTTIRQQPPYVQILNAAGTAFVFSSYLGSNTNGQALYAIAVNAAGETYLGGTTNDATWYSESNPVRLDAFRRVNPFQTTYGGGDRDAVLQKLGYAVDLSITKHADAAVRLPNQNVTFTLQVVNPSPDPASGVVVTDNLPAGLAFVGCTSNLGGICGGTGNNRTVSFAQLAPGATATIQIVAKVLATTPGQQITNTATVAAAVLDPVAANNTASANVSLPTLEPSGDADGDGLPNDFEMKYGLDPFGGPGSGPNDDPDGDGRTNVQEMQDGTHPRGFVITYLAEGATGAFFTTRLAIANPSAQPALVLTRFQRNDGVTIRDYRVLPALSRTTIDVAQVPGLEAAEFSTLIEADVPVVADRTMTWGDGAYGSHAERGILTRTATRWYFAEGATIGTFNLFYLIQNPNAQPAQVKVTYLLPTGAPLVEYYTVNAESRFNIWVNSEGRTKPALATLAKAELSAIVESTNGVPIIAERAMYLDQPGKPLGAGHESAGVTAPSTQWFLAEGATGNYFDLFILVANPQADAADIQADFLLETGQVITKTYRVAGNSRFNIWVDREDAALADAAVSTRITSLNDVPIIVERSMWWPGPTSNTWQEAHNSPGETSTGTRWALAEGEVGGPRKAETYVLIANTSPFAGVIRATVLFEDGTAPLSRDFDVAANTRFNIAPSAHFPETRGKQFGMIVESLGGAPAQIVVERAMYSDAAGVKWAAGTNALATKLQ from the coding sequence GTGGCGACTCCGACGAACACCGCGGGTACGTCCCTCGGCATCTCGGGAGCATTCATGCACAGCACGTATTCATCCTTCATCCGTACCGGCTCGGCGCTCGTCGCGTCGCTGCTGGCCGCCACGGCACTGACGCCCGTGCGTTCGGCGCACATCGTCTTCGCGGCGGGCGATCGTCCACTCACTCCGGCAGCCACCGAGCCCGTGTCGTCGCGCACGGCGGCGGGATTCGGCGCCGTACCCATGCACTTCGAAGCGCACCCCGACGCGGGCACGTCGTCGTTCCTGGCGCGCGGTCAGGGCTACACCGTCGCCGTGACACCGGCAGGCGCCACGCTCGCGCTGGCGGGTCACGACGGCCGATCGGCAGACGTCACGTTCACCGTCGACGGCGCCACGGGCGCGGCGTCGCTCGCCGGTGACGATGTCCAGGCCGGCGTCGTGCATCGCTATCTTGGCGGGCGCGGGCCGTGGCGGCGCGACATCCGCACGTATGGCCGCGTGGTGGCGTCGCAGGTGAAGCCCGGCATCGACGTCGTGTACTACGGCAATCAGCAGCAGCTCGAGTACGACTTCATCATCGCCCCGGGCGCCAATCCCGGCGACGCCGGCATGATCGTCGACGGTGCCGACAGCGTGACCATCGACGCAGGGACGGGCGACCTGCTCGTGCACGTCGGCGATCGCGAACTCCGCCAGCGCGCGCCAATCGCGTACCAGGAGCGCGCCGGCGTTCGCACACCTGTCGAGAGCGCCTTCACCTGGGATGCCGCCTCACGTCGTGTCGGCTTCACCGTGGGCGCGTATGACGAGTCGCTGCCTCTGGTCATCGATCCCGTGCTCGTGTACTCGACATGGTTCGGCGGTGCGAGCGAGGAAGTCATCCTCGCGATGAAGGTGGACGCCAACGGCTTCATCTACGTGCTCGGCTACAGCGCCGACAAGGCCGGTTTCCCGACCACGCCCGGCGCCCACCAGCCGCAGCGCGCGGGCACGCCGAGCAATGGCGGTCTCTATCCGACCGACTACTTCGTCTCGAAGTTCAATCCCGCCGGCACCGCTCTCGTGTACTCGACGTTGCTCGGCGGCAGCGGCCACGAGGCGAGCTGGTCCTACACACCTGGCGCGCTGGAGGTCGACGCACAGGGCCGCGTCTTCATCGTCGGCGACACGGCGTCCGCCGACTTTCCGGTGACGCCCGACGCCGCCGACGGCACATATGCCTACGACGCGACCAGCCCGCAGCCTGACGCCTTTCTCGCGCGTCTCGAAGCCGACGGGTCGCTCGGCTACGCGACGTTCATCGGTGGCACGCATCGCGAAGCGGCGACGGGCGTGGACGTCGACGCGCAGGGCAACATCTACGTGATCGGCAAGACGGCGTCGGACACCACGACGCACGGCTTCGTGACGACGGCCAACGCGTATCGCACCACGCGCTGGGGAAGCGACGACGTGTTCGTGCAGCGGTACTCGCCGGCCGGCGCGCTGCTGTACTCCACGTACTTCGGCGGCAGCCAGGGCGACATGACCAACCGCGGCGACATCGTCGCCAACGGCAACGGCAAGGTGACGTTCGGCAGTGACACCGTCACTGGCGACGTCCCCGTGAAGAACGGCTTCGCGGCGCGGCTCGGCAACAGCGTCGACGGTTTCGTGAGCCAGATCGACACCAACGTGGCCGGCACCGCCGGTCTGCTGTACTCGACCTACATCTCCGGCACCAGTACGGATCACGTGTACGCCCTCGACATCGACGCCGCCGGGTTCGTATACGTGGGTGGCGAGACGCGTTCGTACACCGACTTCCCCGTGACGGCCGGCGCGGCGCGCACCGTGAACGCGCCCGTGGGTTTCGGGCAGGAGCCGTGGGACGGCTTCGTGATCAAGCTCGATCTCACCAGGACAGGCGCGGACTCGCGCGTGTATGCCACCTTCACGGGCGGCAACAACTACGACGACGTGCAGGACCTCGCCGTCGACACCCAGGGTCGCGTACACGTGACGGGTTCCACACGTTCGACGGACCTGCCGATGATCGGCGCCGTGCAGACCACCATCAGGCAGCAGCCGCCCTACGTGCAGATCCTCAACGCCGCAGGCACGGCGTTCGTGTTCTCGAGCTATCTCGGATCCAACACGAACGGCCAGGCGCTCTACGCGATCGCCGTCAACGCCGCGGGCGAGACGTATCTCGGCGGCACCACCAACGACGCGACCTGGTATTCGGAGAGCAACCCGGTGAGGCTCGACGCCTTCCGCCGCGTGAACCCGTTCCAGACGACGTATGGTGGCGGCGACCGTGACGCGGTACTGCAGAAGCTCGGATACGCCGTCGACCTGTCGATCACCAAGCACGCCGATGCCGCGGTCCGCTTGCCCAACCAGAACGTCACGTTCACGCTGCAGGTGGTCAACCCGAGTCCCGATCCGGCGTCGGGCGTGGTCGTCACCGACAACCTGCCGGCCGGTCTCGCGTTCGTCGGATGCACGTCGAACCTCGGCGGCATCTGCGGAGGCACCGGCAACAACCGCACCGTGTCGTTCGCGCAGCTCGCGCCCGGCGCCACGGCCACGATCCAGATCGTGGCGAAGGTGCTGGCCACGACGCCGGGCCAGCAGATCACCAACACGGCGACGGTTGCCGCTGCCGTGCTCGATCCCGTGGCGGCCAACAACACCGCGTCGGCCAACGTGAGCCTGCCGACGCTGGAGCCATCCGGTGATGCCGACGGCGATGGACTGCCCAACGACTTCGAGATGAAATACGGGCTGGATCCTTTCGGCGGACCAGGCTCTGGACCCAACGACGATCCCGACGGGGACGGACGCACGAACGTCCAGGAAATGCAGGACGGCACGCATCCGCGCGGCTTCGTGATCACCTATCTCGCCGAGGGCGCGACGGGCGCGTTCTTCACCACGCGTCTGGCCATCGCCAATCCGTCGGCGCAGCCCGCCCTCGTCCTCACGCGGTTCCAGCGCAACGATGGCGTGACGATTCGTGACTATCGTGTGCTCCCCGCGCTGAGCCGGACGACGATCGACGTCGCGCAGGTGCCCGGCCTGGAAGCGGCGGAGTTCTCCACGCTCATCGAAGCCGACGTGCCGGTGGTGGCCGATCGCACGATGACGTGGGGCGACGGTGCGTACGGCAGTCACGCCGAGCGTGGCATCCTCACGCGCACGGCGACGCGCTGGTACTTCGCGGAAGGGGCGACGATCGGGACGTTCAACCTCTTCTACCTGATTCAGAACCCCAACGCGCAGCCCGCGCAGGTCAAGGTCACCTATCTGTTGCCGACGGGCGCGCCGCTCGTCGAGTACTACACGGTGAACGCGGAGAGCCGCTTCAACATCTGGGTGAACAGCGAGGGCCGCACCAAGCCGGCGCTGGCCACGCTCGCGAAAGCGGAGCTCTCGGCCATCGTCGAGTCCACCAACGGCGTCCCGATCATCGCCGAGCGCGCGATGTACCTCGATCAGCCGGGCAAGCCCCTCGGGGCCGGTCACGAGAGCGCGGGCGTCACGGCACCGTCGACGCAGTGGTTCCTCGCCGAGGGCGCGACCGGCAACTATTTCGATCTGTTCATCCTCGTGGCGAACCCGCAGGCCGACGCCGCGGACATCCAGGCCGACTTCCTGCTCGAGACCGGACAGGTGATCACCAAGACCTATCGTGTGGCCGGCAACAGCCGCTTCAACATCTGGGTCGACAGGGAGGACGCGGCGCTGGCCGACGCCGCGGTGTCCACGCGCATCACGTCCCTCAACGACGTGCCGATCATCGTCGAGCGGTCGATGTGGTGGCCGGGGCCCACGTCCAACACCTGGCAGGAGGCGCACAACAGCCCTGGTGAGACATCCACGGGCACACGCTGGGCGCTGGCCGAAGGAGAAGTGGGCGGTCCGCGCAAGGCGGAGACCTATGTGCTCATCGCCAACACGTCACCCTTTGCGGGCGTGATCCGCGCGACGGTCCTCTTCGAGGACGGCACGGCGCCGCTGTCGCGCGACTTCGACGTGGCCGCCAACACGCGCTTCAACATCGCACCATCGGCGCACTTCCCCGAGACGCGTGGGAAGCAGTTCGGGATGATCGTCGAGAGCCTCGGCGGCGCACCCGCACAGATCGTCGTGGAGCGCGCGATGTACTCCGACGCGGCCGGCGTCAAATGGGCCGCCGGCACCAACGCGCTCGCCACGAAGCTGCAGTAG
- a CDS encoding MIP family channel protein: MREALAEFFGTTILLTFGLGVVAQTVLSSGGAGSPLSIHLCWGIAVILGVYASAGVSGGHLNPAVTLALALRRGFPWNRVGPYVIAQVLGAFAGATIVYLTYHEAFAAFDGGVRQIAGAQGTAGIFATYPAAYLSTFGGFIDQVVGTALLVAAVFALTDSQNAPPQAGLVPVLVGVTVMGIGMAFGVNAGYAINPARDFGPRLFTALAGWGPGVFTAANSYFWVPIIAPCVGAVLGGTLYDLCITQRRQA, from the coding sequence ATGCGTGAAGCCCTGGCCGAGTTCTTCGGCACGACCATCCTCCTCACCTTCGGCCTCGGCGTCGTCGCGCAGACGGTCCTCAGCAGCGGGGGCGCGGGCAGTCCGCTCTCGATCCATCTGTGCTGGGGCATCGCCGTCATCCTCGGCGTCTATGCGTCGGCGGGCGTGAGCGGGGGGCACCTCAATCCGGCCGTCACGCTGGCGCTGGCGCTGCGACGCGGGTTTCCGTGGAACCGCGTGGGTCCGTACGTGATCGCACAGGTGCTCGGCGCGTTCGCGGGCGCCACGATCGTGTACCTCACGTATCACGAGGCATTCGCGGCCTTCGACGGCGGCGTGCGCCAGATCGCCGGCGCACAGGGCACGGCCGGCATCTTCGCGACATACCCCGCCGCGTATCTCTCCACGTTCGGCGGCTTCATCGATCAGGTCGTCGGCACCGCACTGCTGGTGGCCGCCGTCTTCGCGCTCACCGACTCACAGAACGCGCCGCCGCAGGCAGGCCTCGTGCCCGTGCTCGTCGGCGTCACGGTGATGGGCATCGGCATGGCCTTCGGCGTCAACGCGGGCTACGCCATCAACCCCGCGCGCGATTTCGGCCCACGCCTGTTCACGGCCCTCGCCGGCTGGGGCCCCGGAGTCTTCACCGCCGCGAACAGCTACTTCTGGGTCCCCATCATCGCCCCCTGCGTCGGCGCGGTCCTCGGCGGCACCTTGTACGACCTGTGCATCACCCAGCGCCGTCAGGCATGA